A segment of the Manis javanica isolate MJ-LG chromosome 10, MJ_LKY, whole genome shotgun sequence genome:
GGAAGTTCTCCCCAGTGTCTGCCCCAAATCcctactgctgctgctgctgctctgttCCATCCCACCGCCTACCTACACTAAGGCTTCAGAGCAGGAAGCCAGCTGGACAACAATTTCCCTTCTTTTCAGTCACTCCTTTTATTTTGACCAATTTTCCCGGGAGGGTAAGAGACCTTAACACCTAGAGTAGAGACCTAAATCTTACAGAAGGCACCTGAGTTGCTGTCCCCATTAAGGCGATATTAAAGGACTTTAAGACATAATTACATCTGCTTGGGAAAAGGAGATGATGTTTTCTAAAGGAATTTAGTGTCAAAATATAAGGACTTACCTACCAGACCACTTTCCACCAGGATAATCCCCTCTCCTCCTTCAAATCTATGCCAAAGATTTATATCCCCTTCTCAATAAAGCTTAGCTTGACCACCAACTTCAAATTGCCACCCACCTCTGAAAACTGGTCCCCTCCCTGCTTACATAGTACTATTTTTTCCCTAATATGCATCACTTTCTAAGATATTATAGAATTTAATCATTCTTTTTTGCTCTGTTTCCTCCCATTAGGATCTAAGCTGCATGAGCTGACAGACCTttacctgttttgttcactgatttaGTTCAAGAACTGAACAATAGTATCTAGCCAATAGTAGGTACTTAGTAAGtatgtgagtgaatgaataaggGCTATGAGGAAAAACACAGACTGGAGAAGTACGAAAAAACCCAGTACACATCCTGGGTAGAGCTGGGCTGGGGATAAGGGATCTGCCCAAGGATATACAGTCCTTTAAGTGAGGAAGAGAGAGCAGACCAGTGGGTTTGAGTATCATCggtaggaagaaaaaataaaaagctctttTCTGGCTGTAGCCATCAAGCTCAGTCCACTCCATCTCTATTATTTCTGCCACCATATGGTTAGGGAGAGTGTCTTGGGATTCCCCCAAAACATCCCTAATATAGGGTTCCCAGAAAACTTTGCAAAAGAAATGACTTAAAAGCTGAGCCACATGTACAGGTGGGCCCTTAGGCCAGGAAGAGGCAAAGTGGGAGAACAAAGGGAAGTTCGAGGAGAAAAGGAATGGGTGGAGGAcgcaagagggagaaaaagaggtgAACCTGGAAAGGTGGGCAGGGGTCGTGGTAGGGTCCCCCAACTCCtgcaggagaggggctggaaatcCAGGAAGGGGCTGCATTGTAAAACCCACCGCCCCCCAGACCGTCGGACTTTTCATCTGTTCAATGGAGATTATACTACTTTCTTCTCAGGCTTTGAGTGAGAAACGAGTTGGATCCGTTTTCCTTCATGTGGATTTTGCAAGGTGATTTTAGATGGGCATTTGTCACGTTCATGGTTATTTTGATGTGCAttagaaaaacaacagaattcCAGATACATCTTTCAATACATATTACATTgcttaaagatattttcttttaaaagttgatTTATAGCACAGATGGCAGGTGGATAGAGCTACAATCATGAAGGCAGGATGGGAATAGAGTAACTGAATTAGAGGGTGTCAGTGGGGCATTTAGCACTATGTCTGGCAGGGAATAAATTGTCAACAACGTGGTGGCTGTAGCCCGTGTTGCTGCCTTGATGACCGATGACGGGCTGGGGTTGCTAGTGGGGCGGTGGTGCCTGGCTCCTGTGGGGAAGCTGCAGCTAGGAGTTTTGCCGTTTTCCTTTTGGAGATGAGCTTTTTCCTTTCGGGTCTGCGGTGACAATGGAGAGCTGTCTGGGGAGTCAGATGTTTCAGCGGGGACCCGAGGAGGGGCAGTCCAAGAGCACAAACGGTGTTGAGGAGTCAGACTTGCGTGTTTTCCTTGTCTCTGGCGCCCCCTCCTGGGTGCCAAAGCCCTTTGATTGCCACCCGTAAGAGAATTTGCCCAGCCCAGGAATGCTGTAAAGACCATGATCACTTggacaagtttttttttctttttaagggctAATGAAACTTTAAGAAGATCATTTctttgccacaaaccttcaatgtCTCCCTAGCACTcgtaggagaaaaacaaattcctaAACCAGGCCGTCAATCCATTATGAAGTGTGGACACAGGCGCTGGACCAGCTGGGTTTGAATCCTCTCTGTGAGATACCAGCTATGTGGACTTTAGCaaattgcttaacttctctgttcTAGCTGTAAAAAGAGGGTATTATCAGTACCCATCCAACAGGATGGTTGAGAGTTCAAACATTTGGAACTCTGCCGACAGAGCTGGTGTTGAGCAGGAACTGTTCTAAGGAATACACACCTGTCTTTCCCACCTCAAGGCCTTAGCACAAACTGTAGCCTTTGTTCAGAAAGCTAAGCCCCAATCTCTTTATGTAACTTCCACTTTCCTTCAATCCCAGCTCACCAGGGACCTCCTCATGGAAGATTCTGATACCCTGAGTCCCCCAGCCTCTGTTTTAACTACACTAGGCCCTTCAGGGAACTTAGTACAGTTGTGCATTATTTGCATTATTCTTTGATGAATAACAGTGGCCTCCACACTCACTGTAAACTCCGCAAGGGTAGTGTCACCAGCCAAATTgtattcccccaaaattcatatgctaatCCCCAGGTGCTCAGAATGCACCTGTATTCAGAGATGGGgcttttaaagaggtgattaaattaAAACGAGGCCATTGGCATGGGCCCTAAACTGAATATAATTTCATCTTCACAATATTACACAGTCTGAatggtgttcttataagaagaggaaattagaattcagacacacacagagaaaaggtcACATGTAGACACAGGAGAAGTGGCCATCTACAAATCAAGAAGAGAATCCTCAGAATGAAACCAGCCTGGCCaacaccttggtcttggacttcctgCCGCCAACACCAAGGAAATCAGTCGGCTGTGAAAGCCATCCAGGCTGTAGTACTCTTAGGGCAACCTGAGCAGGTGGGGACTGCCCGGGCTCTGCTTATCCTTGCATTCCCAGAGCCTGCCACTGGGCTGGTGCTCTGGAAACACTGACTTGTGGGTGAATGGAGGTGCTGGGGTCCGGTCTGAGTTTCCATCAGCTTCTCCGCATGGCTGGTCTCAGCTGCCCAGAGCCACCCTTTCCGTTTCTGGGCCTGGGATGTGGCTACAGGGTCCTTGTGCCTTCCTGGTACAGGTAATACACTAACATTTGGGGATGATGTATAAAtgtagaggaaagaagaaaactgtcTTCCATTGTTTTCAATACCCAGAAAAAGTGTTACtaacattttaatgaatttccTTCCAACTGCTTTTCCATTTATAGTTTTTCCTTAACCTTTCAAAGCTGAGGCTTTCCCACTATATAAATACTATCTTTAATTgtgatttaaaattaattttgctcaAGTTTTCCCGAAGGCATGTTTTTAATGGCCGCAAAATGTGTTACTGAGTTAATCTACTACAATTTAATCATTGCCCTATTGCTTTGACatcaattttctttccttttctctttttttgtggttttaaacAATATTATGGTAAACATCTTTTTAATCTTTTGTAGTGATTCCCAAATACGGAATCGCTGAGCTACAGGGTTTGACCAGTTTTTCATGGCACTGGATGTGATTACCAAATGGCTTTACCAAAGGGTCAAGTGGTCACATTCACCCTGGCAGTGCACAGGATCACAGGTGCCCCGACACTGAGGTCACCTGTCCTTCTGAGGGCCAGCTGGACACTCTTAGCAAGTAAGACCAGTGGGCAGCCGCTAAGGATGCCAGCAGACAGACGGGAGTAAGCTGCCAAACGTTTGCTGGGCTGGCAGTGGCTCTGAACCTCTGGGAGGTTCTTCTGCCCTCTTCTAGGGCCATACAATGATTCTGGAGATGCTAATTTTGAAGCTGAAAGCCTTTGATGTCTATAGGGCTGAAAAGATGATGCTCTAAGTGAGGACTAACCAGTGATCCCACCAGCTCTTCTTAGAAGCTTTGAGGCGGCAAGCGGCCTTTCTGGGGCTGCCCCTCATCTCCCCCACTCTTGGCTTCTCACTTTACTCCTCTGGATCTTTCCAGAAACTGTCTTTGGCAGTTCTGAAACAAAGGTCACCTTGTgactgtaaaacaaaaacaaaatcattattgAAATCATCATTTCCCAGAAAGACTTTTGTACTGAAGGAGTCATTACCCTTTACTACTTTGTTGGAAAGTCTCCAATATTCTTGGTTTTCTCCAAATGGCAACCATCAAAAAACAGCTAGAGTCTGCAGGGCATGATCTTTGAAACAGCACTTCAGCAACCCCTAGCCCTGAGTCTGATTTATAGTCACTGCTTAGAGTAGGAAATAAAATGGGCTTTGGGGCAGGCCCAGTGAAGAAACAGGGAGAAAAGCCTTCAAGCAGCACCTAGAGTTACCTGTTTCTGTATCCCCCCAGCACCGAACTCTGAGAGAGAGCCCAGGTAGTGTGTGCTTATTTGATTCCTCAGGCCCTAGAACCCCAGAGCTTTACCTTCCCAGGGTACTTGTATGGAGCTGTCACCCTTTTCACATGCTCCTGGAGTTCCTGGGTTAGTTTCTCTGGATCATGAGAGGAGTAGGCTGGAGAAAGGCCTATAAATGCCTTTACCACCTGccagaaaacagcaaaaaatgaaaaacaaagcaaatagaCAGAATAAGGCCTCTTTTCTCCTTAACCTAGCCCTGTGAATAAGTGTTCACATTTATTTGCCCACCACGAAGGTTCTGCCAGTTCCTTGGGCTCAGCCAGTGAAATGGACACcaccatttcattttctgttgcttCTCTTTCTGGGATCAAATCTTGGGAGCACTAGCTTTTGGGGAATGATTTCATAATCTTACCTTTTTCCTAAACTACTCCCCATACCTGAAGTGACACTGTTAGGAGCAGACATGCTTCTCTTTTAAGATGCAAATACTTTGGAGAAAGGGGCTTCGCAAGCCCCTTAGGGTCCATTACTTCCAGGTTTTCATCATGAGGAGCATAGCTAAGCATAGGTTTGGACAGGGATTGGGAAAAATGCAGACCACTTGCAAGTGGAGGTGGGTCTTTCTCAGACTGCCTGCATGAGGGTTTGCAATTGGCAAACATTTTGCTGCAGAGCCTCTATTCCCAGCATCCCGAGAGACACTCAGTGCCTTGGCTCTCTGCCCATGTCTTTCTGGCAGGTGGCCTTCTGCCGGGGGAAGGAAGAGCCCCAAGCTCAGGCACAACAGAACAGGGCTTCTCTTAGGAATACAAACACTCAAAGGCCAGCAGGTTGCTTATCCGTATCAGCGTGCAACTTGCCAACAACAGTCTGTTAAGTAGTTCCTCCTTGTATACTTCCTGAAGATGGGCACCTCATTCCCATTTCATATGCAGACAGATCTGGTTTCTAGGAAGGACTTTTTTTGACTTCTAAAactagcaaacatttattgagcactttctatgtgccaggctctgttctgagTGCCATACATGGATTAACGTTGAGCACACAGCCCTTTGTCATGGCCCCAGTGAatttgcagcatacaaaattaggCAGATTTTCctaggtgtcttttttttttttggtatcattaatataaaatcacatgggcaacctGACATGTGAAGGTCATGTTGGATAAATGTCCAGTTGTCTCTCAAGCTGGCTATTCCTCCCACAGTAGAACCATCAGCACTGGTATGTTTGCTATGTCTTCATGTGCAAATGGAAAAGGACACTTTTCCAAGATGGGTGACAGAGCCTACACCTATCACCAAGATCTCCCACTCAACTGTCAGCCTCCTATGGACCCAGTTCCGTGTTCACTTGACACCAAAATGTTGATATCTTCCCACTGTGTCCCTCTAGAGAGTATTTAGATCTCTAAAGACATGAAGGTAATGTTTAACAGAAAGGAATGGCTATCTGGTTTCATTTCAGACTTTGTGCTACCTGGTTGGTGTGAGATGTGGGGGGAATCTGGGCCTTCCAGCTTACTCAGCTGGAAACTAATAGGTACAGACCCAGGAGGCAATGTTCTTGGAGGGATGAGTTACCTCCCCTGTGGTGGGGTCTGGGCTACTGACCACAGCAGATTCCAGGACAACTGGGTGCTCAGCAAGGGCACTTTCCACTTCAGCGGGCACGATCCAGTAGCTGGACGAGAAAAACAAACTCTTTGACATGCCCTCCTCTCCCTCACAAAGCTGCAAAGGcagaagaaggaaagagcagAGAGCTAGACCTTGAAGAATTGATCACACCATCGTTTCTGAGGGCCATCTGGACACAGCCACTCAGGCCAGGCATGGCCCTGGAGCCCCACGCAGGAGGCTGAGGACCTCTCAAGGGAAGTCCAGCAGTTCCAAAAGACCAAGCTGGCCACAAATCCTCACTGGACAAGGAGGCGTGGACTGTGGGCTTTCCCTGTTATAATTACAAGGAAGCTG
Coding sequences within it:
- the LOC108386681 gene encoding acyl-coenzyme A synthetase ACSM5, mitochondrial-like isoform X1, with amino-acid sequence MHIPGLQPQAQLLGGPACRYPDTVLSSPCQIVGNGGNILPAGEVGSIAICVRPSWPFCFSNCYLLCEGEEGMSKSLFFSSSYWIVPAEVESALAEHPVVLESAVVSSPDPTTGEVVKAFIGLSPAYSSHDPEKLTQELQEHVKRVTAPYKYPGKSQGDLCFRTAKDSFWKDPEE
- the LOC108386681 gene encoding uncharacterized protein isoform X2; amino-acid sequence: MLVRLGSKRRAKCTSLGCNLRLSCWVARLADIQTRSSHLPARLWAMEAISCLREKWGVLPSVLDPPGPSVSPTAICYWIVPAEVESALAEHPVVLESAVVSSPDPTTGEVVKAFIGLSPAYSSHDPEKLTQELQEHVKRVTAPYKYPGKSQGDLCFRTAKDSFWKDPEE
- the LOC108386681 gene encoding uncharacterized protein isoform X4, encoding MLVRLGSKRRAKCTSLGCNLRLSCWVARLADIQTRSSHLPARLWAMEAISCLREKWGVLPSVLDPPGPSVSPTAICYWIVPAEVESALAEHPVVLESAVVVKAFIGLSPAYSSHDPEKLTQELQEHVKRVTAPYKYPGKSQGDLCFRTAKDSFWKDPEE
- the LOC108386681 gene encoding acyl-coenzyme A synthetase ACSM5, mitochondrial-like isoform X5 — translated: MGKASPPYEVQIVGNGGNILPAGEVGSIAICVRPSWPFCFSNCYLLCEGEEGMSKSLFFSSSYWIVPAEVESALAEHPVVLESAVVSSPDPTTGEVVKAFIGLSPAYSSHDPEKLTQELQEHVKRVTAPYKYPGKSQGDLCFRTAKDSFWKDPEE
- the LOC108386681 gene encoding acyl-coenzyme A synthetase ACSM5, mitochondrial-like isoform X3, which gives rise to MHIPGLQPQAQLLGGPACRYPDTVLSSPCQIVGNGGNILPAGEVGSIAICVRPSWPFCFSNCYLLCEGEEGMSKSLFFSSSYWIVPAEVESALAEHPVVLESAVVVKAFIGLSPAYSSHDPEKLTQELQEHVKRVTAPYKYPGKSQGDLCFRTAKDSFWKDPEE